A genomic segment from Limibacillus halophilus encodes:
- a CDS encoding PadR family transcriptional regulator, whose translation MNRSITDDRLRLCRAANGEKYTKLIRSLSYSLIYIISIYIKSPYYRQNKRVVKAMDTKALCLAVLSRGEASGYEIKKSLESIPISALQEVSFGSIYPALNKLTEEECVVCRQETQTKRPDKKVYALTDLGMTRLIERLEQEPAPDRFRSDFLFTLSFAHFLEPSLVRRLIDDRIAFYETRIQEMEGCDLTSATPGGRFVHGFGHAVYQGALTYLRQQRAELLAALSDPAHNKTQSIRPASGMKPTASPYKESGQLGN comes from the coding sequence TTGAACAGGTCAATCACCGACGATCGCCTACGACTTTGTCGTGCCGCGAATGGTGAAAAATATACGAAATTGATTCGAAGTCTCTCTTACAGCTTGATCTATATCATTTCGATATATATCAAATCGCCATATTATCGACAAAACAAGCGAGTTGTAAAAGCAATGGACACCAAAGCCCTATGCTTGGCCGTGCTCAGTCGCGGCGAGGCCAGTGGATATGAAATCAAGAAGTCACTTGAGAGTATTCCCATCAGTGCCTTGCAAGAGGTTTCTTTCGGGTCGATCTATCCTGCGCTCAACAAGCTGACTGAAGAAGAATGCGTAGTCTGTCGCCAGGAGACCCAAACAAAGCGTCCGGACAAGAAAGTCTACGCGTTGACGGACCTTGGAATGACCAGGTTGATAGAACGTCTGGAGCAGGAACCGGCGCCTGATCGGTTTCGCTCCGATTTCCTCTTCACCTTGAGCTTTGCGCACTTTCTGGAGCCCTCGCTGGTCCGACGGTTAATCGATGATCGCATCGCGTTTTACGAAACCAGGATCCAGGAAATGGAAGGGTGCGATCTGACAAGCGCCACACCAGGAGGGCGTTTCGTGCATGGTTTTGGGCATGCGGTTTATCAGGGCGCCTTGACTTATCTCAGGCAGCAACGCGCCGAACTCTTGGCGGCGCTAAGCGACCCTGCCCACAACAAAACTCAATCAATCAGACCTGCAAGCGGCATGAAACCGACTGCCAGTCCGTATAAAGAATCGGGACAATTAGGAAATTGA
- a CDS encoding cupin domain-containing protein, whose product MPHGTEFKNLGTKLRQARRTKRLTLKIVAERVGCSESMLSKIECEKTVPSLRMLHRIVSVLDTSISVLFSEESGGDAHIYRSGQRPVVIIDDENAQNLIRLERLVPRIDDQIIDGNVHIIGPGAYNGGEINHLGQEVGFVLEGTFELQVGAEKYLLNQGDSFFFRSDLPHSYRNPGNVTAKVIWINSPPTF is encoded by the coding sequence ATGCCTCACGGCACAGAGTTCAAGAATCTAGGAACAAAACTCAGGCAAGCGCGTCGTACAAAGCGCCTCACTCTGAAGATAGTGGCCGAACGTGTAGGCTGCTCCGAAAGCATGCTGTCGAAGATCGAATGCGAAAAGACGGTGCCGTCTTTGCGGATGCTGCACCGGATAGTATCGGTGTTGGATACGAGCATCAGTGTCTTGTTTTCAGAAGAAAGCGGCGGCGACGCCCATATCTATCGCAGTGGCCAACGGCCTGTGGTGATCATCGACGATGAGAACGCCCAGAATTTAATTCGCCTGGAGCGACTGGTTCCTCGGATTGACGACCAGATTATCGATGGCAATGTGCACATCATTGGCCCTGGTGCCTACAATGGTGGTGAGATCAATCATCTGGGCCAGGAAGTAGGCTTCGTGCTGGAAGGGACCTTTGAACTGCAAGTGGGCGCCGAAAAATACCTTCTTAATCAAGGTGATTCTTTCTTCTTCCGCTCTGACCTGCCGCACAGCTATCGAAACCCTGGAAACGTCACGGCGAAAGTAATTTGGATCAATTCGCCACCGACCTTCTAA
- a CDS encoding NAD-dependent epimerase/dehydratase family protein → MTYLVTGAAGFIGYHTARALLDRGESVVGIDNLNTYYSPQLKADRLARLLAMPGFGFHQVDIADAEALKAALAGQRLRRVVHLAAQAGVRHSIENPHAYVQANLVGHLNMLELCRRMDGFEHMVYASSSSVYGGNTKVPFSEADRVDAPVSLYAATKKADELMSHCYAHLYRMPLTGLRFFTVYGPWGRPDMAMWLFTEAILAGRSIKVFNHGRMKRDFTFIDDIVQGVLATLDAPPRDDGQAAPQRLYNIGNNHPESLLDMIAVLEDALGQTASKEFLPLQPGDVPQTSADITAIQRDHGFQPRTTIAEGIPRFVDWYKSYRGL, encoded by the coding sequence ATGACCTACCTCGTCACCGGCGCCGCCGGGTTCATCGGTTATCACACGGCACGTGCGTTGCTCGATCGTGGGGAATCCGTGGTGGGGATCGACAATCTCAACACCTACTATTCACCGCAACTGAAGGCGGACCGTCTCGCCAGGCTACTGGCGATGCCTGGGTTCGGTTTTCATCAGGTTGATATAGCCGATGCCGAAGCCTTGAAAGCGGCGCTGGCGGGACAGCGTTTGCGCCGTGTGGTGCATCTGGCCGCACAGGCCGGTGTTCGGCATTCGATCGAGAACCCGCATGCCTATGTCCAGGCCAATCTCGTCGGACACCTAAACATGCTCGAGCTCTGTCGGCGAATGGATGGGTTCGAGCATATGGTTTATGCATCGTCCAGCTCGGTTTACGGCGGCAACACCAAGGTGCCTTTCTCGGAAGCCGACAGGGTAGATGCGCCGGTATCGCTTTATGCGGCGACCAAGAAGGCCGACGAACTGATGAGCCATTGCTATGCTCATCTTTATCGCATGCCGTTGACCGGTCTGCGCTTCTTTACCGTCTATGGTCCTTGGGGACGGCCGGACATGGCCATGTGGTTGTTCACCGAGGCTATCTTGGCGGGGCGGTCGATCAAGGTCTTCAACCACGGCCGGATGAAGCGCGATTTCACATTCATCGATGATATTGTCCAAGGCGTCTTGGCGACGCTCGATGCACCGCCTCGCGACGATGGGCAGGCTGCGCCGCAACGCCTTTACAACATCGGCAACAACCATCCGGAGTCCCTGCTGGATATGATTGCCGTCCTGGAAGACGCCTTGGGGCAGACTGCAAGCAAGGAGTTCTTGCCCCTGCAACCGGGCGATGTTCCGCAAACCAGTGCCGACATCACCGCTATTCAGCGAGACCACGGCTTTCAACCCCGAACCACGATCGCCGAAGGGATACCCAGGTTCGTGGATTGGTACAAATCGTACCGAGGTCTTTGA
- a CDS encoding nitrilase family protein: MADKKGRREAIVKIACIQMEPIVGDKKRNIRRSVELIEEAAANGAELVVLPELCNSGYVFNDRDEAFALSEEVPGGETCDAWCAVANKHGLHIVAGINEREGDSLYNSAVVIGPEGYVGTFRKVHLWNEENLFFEPGDLGFPVFRTPLGRIGCNICYDSWFPESFRLAALQGADIVCVPTNWVPIPGQAKGERAMANTLVMAASHCNSVFIAAADRIGTERGQPFEGQSLITSHTGWPIAGPASADKEEILYAEANLADARRKRNWNEYNQPLRDRRTDLYEEMLGSPHEPGWY, encoded by the coding sequence ATGGCTGACAAGAAGGGTCGCCGCGAGGCCATTGTGAAGATCGCGTGCATCCAGATGGAACCCATCGTAGGCGACAAGAAAAGGAATATCCGACGCAGCGTCGAACTAATTGAGGAAGCTGCTGCGAATGGAGCAGAACTCGTGGTTTTGCCCGAACTCTGCAACTCTGGATACGTCTTCAATGATCGCGATGAAGCCTTTGCGCTTTCAGAGGAAGTGCCAGGTGGCGAAACCTGCGACGCCTGGTGTGCAGTCGCAAACAAACACGGTTTGCATATTGTCGCAGGGATCAACGAGCGTGAAGGAGACAGCCTTTACAATAGCGCCGTCGTCATAGGCCCGGAGGGTTACGTTGGCACCTTCCGCAAGGTGCACCTCTGGAACGAAGAGAACCTGTTTTTCGAACCGGGTGATCTTGGTTTCCCGGTCTTCAGAACGCCACTCGGTCGGATCGGCTGCAATATTTGCTACGATAGCTGGTTCCCCGAAAGCTTCCGCCTTGCCGCCCTGCAGGGTGCGGATATTGTCTGCGTGCCTACTAACTGGGTCCCCATCCCAGGGCAAGCCAAAGGCGAACGCGCTATGGCCAATACGCTGGTCATGGCCGCCTCTCACTGCAATTCAGTATTCATTGCTGCCGCTGATCGGATTGGCACAGAGCGTGGCCAACCCTTCGAGGGGCAGAGTTTGATCACCAGTCATACAGGCTGGCCGATCGCTGGACCTGCGAGTGCCGACAAGGAGGAGATCCTCTATGCAGAGGCAAACCTTGCCGACGCGCGCCGTAAACGTAACTGGAACGAATACAACCAGCCCCTCCGGGATCGGCGTACCGATCTCTACGAGGAAATGCTCGGAAGCCCGCACGAACCTGGCTGGTATTAG
- the galE gene encoding UDP-glucose 4-epimerase GalE produces the protein MIDDRNKTVLVTGGAGYIGSHCCKALARAGFEPVVYDNLSGGHREFVKWGPLIEGDVRDGAGLQAAIEQTQPIAVLHFAGLIVVSESVRDPGACWDINLNGTLRLLEAMQRGGVGHLVFSSTAAVYGEPNVDLIDERQPKEPVNPYGASKLAAEKIMEAYDVAHDLRSVRLRYFNAAGADPDVEIGEAHQPETHLIPLVLDAALGRRERISVYGDDYPTEDGTAIRDYIHVCDLAAAHVAALEHLLGGGASAAINLGTGSGASVAEVIARCRAVTGKVISAEPFPRRAGDPPRLVADPRLAQSLLRWTPERSDLDTIIGDAWAWHKRRFFRPMAMPGEQNGLAS, from the coding sequence GTGATTGACGACAGGAACAAAACCGTCCTGGTGACAGGCGGCGCAGGCTACATTGGAAGCCACTGCTGCAAGGCTCTTGCCCGAGCCGGGTTTGAACCCGTTGTTTACGACAACTTGTCCGGCGGCCATCGAGAGTTTGTGAAATGGGGCCCTTTGATAGAGGGGGATGTGCGCGACGGCGCAGGTCTGCAGGCGGCGATTGAACAGACGCAACCGATCGCGGTTCTCCATTTTGCCGGATTGATCGTTGTATCGGAGTCCGTGCGAGACCCGGGCGCTTGCTGGGATATCAATCTGAACGGTACCCTGCGGCTGCTCGAAGCGATGCAGCGCGGGGGTGTCGGGCATTTGGTCTTTTCCTCGACTGCGGCAGTTTATGGTGAACCCAACGTGGACCTGATTGACGAGCGGCAACCAAAAGAGCCGGTCAATCCCTATGGAGCCAGCAAGTTGGCGGCAGAGAAAATCATGGAAGCTTACGACGTAGCTCATGATTTGCGATCGGTACGTTTGCGCTACTTCAACGCTGCCGGTGCCGATCCCGACGTTGAGATCGGTGAAGCTCACCAGCCCGAAACACACTTGATCCCTTTGGTATTGGATGCCGCGCTCGGCCGTCGCGAGCGTATCTCGGTTTATGGTGACGACTACCCGACAGAAGACGGTACCGCCATACGGGATTACATCCACGTATGCGATTTGGCTGCTGCGCACGTTGCAGCGCTGGAGCACCTTTTGGGCGGCGGCGCATCGGCGGCGATCAATCTGGGAACCGGGTCCGGGGCCTCGGTCGCCGAGGTCATAGCCCGTTGCCGCGCCGTCACGGGAAAAGTGATATCAGCCGAGCCGTTCCCGAGACGTGCAGGCGATCCGCCGCGCCTGGTCGCGGATCCAAGGCTGGCGCAGAGCCTTTTGAGATGGACGCCCGAACGTTCCGATTTGGATACCATCATCGGAGATGCCTGGGCTTGGCATAAGCGGAGGTTCTTCAGGCCCATGGCAATGCCCGGTGAGCAAAACGGGTTGGCGTCATGA
- a CDS encoding substrate-binding protein yields MRDTILTKKPVSRRRALQTLGVTAAAFAAPAIIRSARAAEAIKVGIISPLTGAWTVYGKAHIAGFELAAEEINAAGGVLGRPLELVVGDSKTEPRIVVEQANRLIRQERVDFLAGTFSSAERNAAGPVVKGADKVLLYPTFYEGQEKEYYPGVCNPNIFMFGPEPTQQVWPHMEYMMNKFGKKFFMIGSDYAWPRVTNQVTKQKLADLGGEVVGEVYIPFNTPQYESVLRDIRSSGADIIFHSLTGSDTVNFRQQFAAAGMKEDFALWTVDDEEVVTSGLGPEVSANDYVSFDYFMSIKHPNNAGFLKRFKAKYGENALMNTVGVSMYNAAHMAARAIEKAGEVSTESLRANLKGIEFDGAPQGPVRMREIDNQIVLPSYLMQVRPNWTDVNDMFTEVQSFEGVEPLDARCDLPL; encoded by the coding sequence ATGAGAGACACGATTTTAACCAAGAAGCCGGTTTCACGCCGACGTGCATTACAGACGTTGGGCGTAACGGCTGCGGCGTTCGCCGCACCAGCCATTATCCGTTCGGCCCGTGCCGCCGAAGCGATCAAGGTTGGTATCATCTCGCCGCTCACAGGTGCATGGACCGTGTACGGAAAGGCGCACATCGCGGGTTTCGAACTCGCAGCGGAAGAAATCAATGCTGCTGGTGGCGTTCTTGGTCGGCCGCTGGAACTGGTTGTCGGCGATTCGAAAACTGAACCGCGCATCGTGGTGGAGCAGGCAAACCGTCTGATTCGGCAGGAGCGTGTGGATTTCCTGGCGGGGACCTTTTCCAGCGCCGAGCGAAATGCTGCGGGACCGGTCGTTAAAGGCGCCGACAAAGTGCTGCTCTACCCGACCTTCTACGAGGGTCAGGAGAAGGAATACTATCCCGGTGTGTGTAATCCCAACATCTTCATGTTCGGGCCGGAGCCAACGCAGCAAGTCTGGCCGCACATGGAATACATGATGAACAAGTTTGGTAAAAAGTTCTTCATGATTGGCTCGGATTACGCCTGGCCGCGCGTAACCAACCAGGTAACCAAGCAGAAGCTTGCAGATCTGGGCGGTGAGGTTGTCGGCGAGGTCTATATCCCCTTCAACACACCGCAATATGAATCCGTGCTTCGCGATATTCGCAGTTCCGGCGCAGACATCATCTTCCACAGCCTGACCGGCAGCGATACCGTCAACTTCCGTCAGCAATTTGCGGCAGCCGGAATGAAGGAAGATTTTGCTCTGTGGACAGTGGACGACGAAGAAGTCGTTACTTCCGGTCTTGGGCCGGAGGTATCCGCCAACGATTATGTGAGCTTCGACTATTTCATGTCGATCAAACACCCGAACAATGCAGGTTTTCTCAAGCGTTTCAAAGCCAAGTATGGCGAGAACGCGCTGATGAACACCGTCGGCGTCTCCATGTACAATGCCGCCCATATGGCTGCACGGGCCATTGAAAAGGCCGGCGAGGTCAGCACAGAATCACTGCGCGCCAACCTGAAGGGCATCGAGTTTGACGGTGCGCCCCAGGGACCGGTACGTATGCGCGAAATCGACAATCAAATTGTGTTGCCATCTTACCTGATGCAGGTTCGACCGAACTGGACCGATGTGAAC
- a CDS encoding efflux RND transporter periplasmic adaptor subunit encodes MNRSIIIASLIAVAAVAWIASGSLGNGSGPQPQKEPANLSALSERQSVRVRQIVAEAHERQLVLRGSTEPERAVDLKAETKGIIIELLVEKGNDVAAGDVIARLSPEDRLAQLAEAKALREQRRIEHEANVKLADKGFRAQTQLAGAKAGLEAADAAVKKAEIELENLVISAPFAGRLESRPTELGSYLEIGQMVARIVDLDPLLIVGFANEQDIRQIELGTKGQVRFVGGGRGEAVVSFIAASAESSTRTFRVEMTMPNPDAAVPAGITAEMILPRVSVVAHRISPAILTLADNGKVGVRIVDDQGVVAFREISIIDESRDVMWVTGLPEHATVIVVGQEFVQEGEKVKAIDAETLEPLALGTAQ; translated from the coding sequence ATGAACCGATCGATAATCATTGCCTCTCTTATCGCCGTCGCCGCCGTTGCCTGGATCGCTTCAGGCAGCCTGGGCAACGGCTCCGGGCCGCAACCGCAAAAGGAACCGGCCAATCTCTCTGCGTTAAGCGAGCGCCAATCTGTGCGCGTCCGCCAGATCGTGGCCGAGGCACACGAGCGACAGCTTGTATTGCGCGGCTCAACGGAACCGGAACGCGCCGTCGATCTGAAGGCCGAAACCAAAGGGATCATCATTGAGCTGCTCGTGGAGAAAGGAAACGATGTCGCTGCTGGTGACGTCATTGCACGCCTTTCGCCCGAGGATCGTCTGGCGCAACTCGCCGAAGCCAAGGCACTCCGCGAACAACGCCGCATTGAACATGAGGCCAATGTAAAGCTGGCGGACAAGGGCTTTCGCGCCCAGACACAGCTTGCAGGTGCGAAAGCTGGACTGGAGGCGGCCGACGCCGCCGTCAAGAAAGCCGAGATAGAGCTTGAGAACCTGGTCATATCGGCGCCTTTTGCAGGACGCCTGGAAAGCCGGCCGACAGAGCTGGGAAGTTACTTGGAGATAGGCCAGATGGTGGCCCGAATCGTCGACCTCGACCCACTCCTGATCGTGGGTTTCGCGAATGAGCAGGATATCCGTCAAATCGAACTTGGAACGAAGGGTCAAGTGCGATTCGTCGGCGGCGGCCGTGGAGAGGCGGTCGTCTCTTTCATCGCCGCTTCTGCCGAATCCAGCACCCGCACCTTTCGGGTGGAAATGACCATGCCGAATCCTGACGCCGCGGTTCCTGCCGGTATCACCGCCGAGATGATTCTGCCTCGCGTTTCAGTCGTTGCTCACCGTATCAGCCCGGCGATCCTGACGCTGGCTGACAATGGAAAGGTGGGGGTTCGCATTGTCGACGACCAGGGCGTGGTGGCCTTTCGGGAGATATCGATCATCGATGAATCACGGGATGTCATGTGGGTCACCGGTCTGCCTGAACACGCCACTGTCATCGTAGTGGGACAAGAGTTCGTCCAAGAAGGCGAGAAAGTGAAGGCTATCGATGCCGAAACCCTGGAGCCACTGGCCTTGGGAACCGCACAATGA
- a CDS encoding putative bifunctional diguanylate cyclase/phosphodiesterase, translating to MIDLQSGGLPRRALFILIVISLLLLCWWVVFLSGGSALPHVHLVYVPIIISAFVFGPPGGVAAGVAGATLMGPLMPLDVATGQEQSFVNWSLRGVYFTGFGILVGGFRWALNARNEKIVEALNYDSETKLYRTSAFLHNISDCFVNRPENQRDAMIQFAVKNYDELIVAFGLEAYEAAIQSASARLSSAVPEASVLGRSGRDRLNVFLPDCDRSDAMQITAQILEILENSEDATGVALVLSLEAGVAISPDDASESEELLRAAAAAIADGALTSAQVHSFDRRTNDLRKENLELLAELRRALMNEGLAFYAQPKARCRDLSFCGAELLVRWNHPERGFIPPDQFIPLAERSHLRGAITTHALRSAFAYIGSLNIEDQPADSRISVNLSGEDVTDERFPERLSGLFRSNPNFLRRLELEVTETALVRDWAVAVPVLEALREMGITIAIDDFGTGYSSLAYLRDIPADTIKLDRAFIKDVVLSSQNQCIVRHAIDMAKEFGLTSVAEGVEDEATMHWLCDNDCDMFQGYWFARPMPQADMLSWLDTKSS from the coding sequence GTGATTGATTTGCAGTCGGGTGGCCTGCCAAGACGGGCGCTGTTTATTCTTATAGTTATAAGCCTTCTGCTCCTGTGTTGGTGGGTTGTTTTCCTGTCCGGCGGATCGGCTCTGCCGCATGTCCATCTGGTCTATGTGCCGATCATAATCAGCGCATTTGTGTTTGGTCCTCCTGGCGGCGTTGCTGCAGGCGTTGCAGGTGCAACCTTGATGGGCCCCCTAATGCCATTAGATGTTGCGACTGGCCAAGAGCAGTCATTCGTCAATTGGAGCTTACGGGGAGTCTACTTTACCGGGTTCGGCATTCTTGTGGGGGGCTTTCGTTGGGCCCTGAACGCGCGCAACGAAAAGATTGTCGAGGCGTTGAACTATGACAGTGAAACCAAACTCTACCGAACCTCCGCATTCCTCCATAACATATCGGATTGCTTTGTAAATCGCCCTGAAAACCAGCGCGACGCGATGATCCAGTTTGCGGTTAAAAATTATGACGAACTGATCGTGGCGTTTGGTCTGGAAGCCTATGAAGCGGCAATTCAAAGTGCCTCGGCCCGGCTTAGCAGCGCGGTCCCTGAGGCGTCGGTTTTGGGCCGCTCAGGCCGTGATCGCCTCAATGTATTCCTCCCGGATTGCGACCGTTCTGATGCTATGCAAATTACGGCGCAGATTTTGGAGATTCTCGAGAATAGTGAAGACGCCACTGGTGTCGCATTGGTGCTATCGCTCGAAGCGGGCGTTGCCATATCGCCCGACGATGCGAGTGAATCCGAGGAACTGCTTCGCGCCGCCGCTGCGGCCATTGCCGACGGCGCGCTGACCAGTGCTCAAGTTCACTCCTTCGACAGGCGCACGAACGACCTCCGGAAGGAGAACCTCGAACTGCTTGCCGAACTCCGGCGGGCTTTGATGAATGAAGGCTTGGCCTTTTACGCCCAGCCCAAGGCGCGCTGCCGGGATCTCTCCTTTTGTGGCGCAGAACTTCTGGTCCGCTGGAACCATCCGGAACGGGGATTCATCCCCCCAGACCAGTTCATTCCCTTGGCCGAACGCTCACATCTGCGCGGTGCCATTACGACTCACGCGCTCAGAAGCGCATTTGCCTACATCGGTAGTCTGAATATCGAAGATCAACCGGCGGACAGCAGAATTTCAGTCAACCTGTCGGGGGAAGACGTGACGGACGAGCGCTTTCCAGAACGTCTATCCGGCCTCTTTCGTAGCAATCCCAACTTTCTCAGGCGGCTGGAGCTTGAGGTAACGGAAACCGCTTTGGTGCGCGATTGGGCGGTCGCTGTTCCCGTGCTCGAAGCCCTTCGAGAAATGGGCATCACGATAGCCATCGATGATTTCGGAACAGGCTATTCGTCGCTCGCTTACTTGCGGGATATTCCAGCCGACACGATCAAGCTGGATCGGGCTTTTATCAAGGACGTCGTGCTCTCGTCGCAGAATCAGTGCATCGTGCGCCATGCCATCGATATGGCAAAGGAGTTTGGGCTTACAAGTGTTGCTGAAGGTGTTGAGGACGAAGCGACCATGCATTGGCTTTGCGATAACGACTGCGACATGTTCCAGGGCTATTGGTTTGCACGACCGATGCCCCAGGCGGATATGCTTAGCTGGTTGGATACCAAGTCAAGCTGA
- a CDS encoding Na/Pi cotransporter family protein: protein MDLSGTEVIINLVGGVALLLWGVRMVRTGITRAFGAWLRRMVAAGTSSRLRAFFFGILVTGLLQSSTATALVVAGFASRAMMTTAAALAIMLGADVGSTLVAQVFSFDLKSLSPLLIVAGVTAFLSSERALIRQLGRAGVGLGLMLLSLKLIVGSSAALRGSEILPLLMERLGDEPLIAFLVAAVLTWLAHSSLAMVLLFMSLATAGIIEPLLGLALVLGANVGGAIAPVAMTAGSGALARRPPVGNLMMRFAGAALLLGFLPECLALLERLEGDSPRLIVNAHTGFNLAVALVFLPLTGVVAKLLERLLPDVEQEEDDSRPRYLDPDAVDTPSVALASAARETLRLGDMVEQMLRQSMEVFCKDDQKLLREISTRDDDVDKLYEAIKIYLTRLSREEMDREESQRHTAILTFTTNLEHIGDIIDKNLMELAAKKIKNRLLFSSSGLKEIEKLHAVVMDNLGLALNVFVSEDAGLARQLLDQKVTIRALEQKLAELHFERVSAGRQESIETSALHLDVIRDLKRINGHLTSVAYPILESRGELAQSRLRKRDAASGSDKPAKKRQKLPEEASDLEASGNCRPAKT from the coding sequence ATGGACCTCAGTGGCACTGAAGTGATCATCAACCTTGTCGGCGGCGTGGCGCTCCTGCTGTGGGGCGTTCGCATGGTGCGGACCGGGATCACGCGCGCGTTCGGCGCATGGTTGCGGCGCATGGTTGCCGCTGGCACTTCTAGCCGATTGCGCGCTTTCTTCTTCGGGATTTTGGTTACAGGGCTGTTGCAGAGTTCAACGGCAACGGCATTGGTCGTCGCGGGTTTCGCAAGCCGCGCCATGATGACCACGGCTGCCGCCTTGGCGATCATGCTAGGCGCCGATGTTGGCTCGACGCTTGTCGCCCAGGTTTTTTCGTTCGATTTGAAGAGCCTTTCGCCGTTGTTGATCGTGGCGGGTGTTACGGCGTTCCTCAGCAGTGAGCGGGCGCTCATTCGCCAGCTCGGGAGGGCCGGGGTCGGGCTTGGACTTATGCTTCTATCGTTGAAGCTGATTGTGGGATCGTCGGCCGCGCTTCGAGGGTCGGAGATTCTTCCGCTGCTCATGGAACGCCTGGGCGACGAGCCCTTGATCGCGTTCCTGGTAGCTGCGGTATTGACTTGGCTCGCGCACTCCAGCCTGGCGATGGTGCTGTTGTTCATGTCGTTGGCGACGGCGGGAATTATCGAACCGCTGCTGGGTCTGGCGCTGGTCTTGGGTGCCAATGTTGGCGGCGCTATCGCTCCGGTCGCTATGACCGCCGGGTCTGGCGCGCTGGCCAGGCGTCCTCCGGTCGGCAACTTGATGATGCGGTTTGCAGGTGCGGCGTTGCTGCTGGGCTTCCTGCCGGAGTGCCTTGCGTTGTTGGAGCGCCTAGAAGGGGACTCGCCGCGTCTTATCGTCAATGCCCATACCGGATTCAACTTGGCTGTCGCGTTGGTGTTCCTGCCGCTAACCGGCGTTGTGGCCAAGCTGTTGGAACGCCTGTTGCCGGATGTCGAGCAGGAGGAAGACGACAGCCGCCCGCGTTATCTCGACCCTGATGCCGTCGACACGCCGTCCGTGGCTCTTGCCAGTGCCGCGCGCGAAACGTTGCGTCTCGGCGACATGGTGGAGCAGATGTTGCGGCAGTCGATGGAGGTCTTCTGCAAGGACGATCAGAAGTTGCTTCGTGAAATATCCACACGCGATGACGACGTGGATAAGCTCTATGAGGCCATAAAGATCTATCTGACACGCCTGTCCCGAGAGGAAATGGATCGCGAGGAAAGTCAGCGGCATACGGCCATCCTAACCTTCACGACCAATCTGGAGCACATCGGCGATATCATCGACAAGAACTTGATGGAGTTAGCCGCCAAGAAGATTAAGAACCGTCTGCTGTTCTCCTCCAGTGGGCTGAAGGAAATCGAGAAACTCCACGCCGTCGTCATGGATAACCTTGGCTTGGCGCTGAACGTGTTTGTTTCCGAAGACGCCGGGCTTGCGCGTCAGTTGCTCGACCAGAAAGTCACCATTCGCGCGCTTGAGCAGAAACTGGCCGAATTGCACTTCGAACGGGTAAGCGCCGGGCGCCAGGAATCCATTGAAACCTCGGCGCTTCATCTTGACGTAATTCGTGATCTGAAGCGCATCAATGGCCACCTGACGTCAGTTGCCTATCCGATATTGGAGAGCCGCGGAGAACTTGCGCAGAGTCGTCTGCGTAAACGTGATGCGGCCAGCGGATCCGACAAACCGGCTAAAAAGCGCCAGAAACTGCCGGAAGAAGCGAGCGATCTGGAAGCAAGCGGGAATTGCCGCCCAGCCAAAACCTGA